A part of Capsicum annuum cultivar UCD-10X-F1 chromosome 6, UCD10Xv1.1, whole genome shotgun sequence genomic DNA contains:
- the LOC107853104 gene encoding peroxisomal membrane protein PMP22 yields MSEIVKEAWRKYLTVLQLHPLRTKAITAGVLVGCSDVIAQKISGIKRLQLRRLLLLMLYGLAYSGPFGHFLHKLMDVIFQGKKDNKTVAKKVLLEQLTSSPWNNFFFMMYYGLVVEGRPWGHVKNKVRKDYPSVQLTAWKFWPIVGWINYQYMPLQFRVLFHSFVASCWAIFLNLKARSVTAKKD; encoded by the exons ATGTCTGAAATAGTTAAAGAAGCTTGGAGAAAATATCTAACTGTTCTGCAACTCCATCCTCTAAGAACCAAG GCAATCACTGCTGGAGTTTTAGTAGGGTGCAGTGATGTAATTGCCCAGAAGATTTCTGGGATCAAAAGACTTCAATTAAGGAGATTACTTCTTCTAATG CTCTATGGACTTGCATATTCAGGACCCTTTGGCCATTTCCTGCATAAATTGATGGATGTTATATTTCAAGGAAAGAAGGATAATAAAACAGTGGCTAAAAAG GTTTTGTTGGAACAGTTGACCTCATCTCCTTGGAACAACTTCTTTTTTATGATGTACTATGGCTTGGTTGTTGAAG GAAGGCCATGGGGTCATGTCAAAAACAAGGTTCGGAAGGACTATCCCTCTGTACAACTGACTGCATGGAAG TTTTGGCCAATTGTTGGTTGGATCAACTACCAATACATGCCCCTGCAGTTCCGCGTTCTATTCCACAGCTTTGTTGCTTCATGCTG GGCAATTTTCCTGAACTTGAAGGCAAGATCAGTAACTGCTAAGAAGGACTGA